Part of the Leptodactylus fuscus isolate aLepFus1 chromosome 6, aLepFus1.hap2, whole genome shotgun sequence genome, tttaccctcagTGAACACAAAGATCCATCTGAAAAGAAACACAAGGACAAACACAAAGACGGTGAGAAGCATAGAGAGAAGGATGGGGAAAAGCATAGAGAGCGAGATGGGGAGAAACACCGCGAGAAGGATGGGGAGAAGCATAAGGAGAAGGATGGAGAGAAACATCGGGAGAAGGACGGCGAGAAGCACAAAGATGGAGAAAAGCACCGGGATAAAGACGGCGAGAAACGTAAAGATGGCGATAAACACAAAGAGAAGCATCGGGATAAAGAGAAGAGAAAGGAGGAAAAGGTGAAGGCAGGAAAGATGGCCGCCGCTACTAGTTTGTCAGATCTTTCTCTGCTGCTCTTTAGATTCACTATTTCACTCACTTAACACTTTGTATGTTGTTTTGCAGCTAAAATCTTCCAGTGATGGTGCCAAAATTAAAAAGGAAAATGGCTTCTCCAGGTAAGGTGACAACTTGTGTGCGCACGATATTGGGGGATTTATGATGGGGAAACGGGCATGTCATAAGACTTGTAGTGTAACACGGCAGGTATCCATCAGGACTATGTATCCTATGTGCACAGCCATACAAAGCCAAGCACTTTTTTGTGTTTTCTCACAAATCTGATGACTTTCTTACTTTCATCCAGACCTAATATGTCTCACAGCTACAAAGCTGACGCGGTTGTATCCTTGGCCAGGAATCGACAACCTTTGGCGTTCTAGCtaatgtgaaactacaactcccagcatgctccattcacttctgttggATTTCCAAGAACAAAAGAGCAAAGTgttcatgctgggagttgtagtgttgcaAGGGCTAGAGTGACAAATGTTGCCCACCCCTGTAAAAGCCAAGTCTGTACAGGTCTTTGTCATTGGATGTGTCACAGGGTTTTCATTCACTATTGGTAAACCTCTTGAAAATGGCAGTGAGTATATTAGGCTTTCAGGACCCTAATGTAAAGTCTTGCCAGCCCATAgttgtttgaagaggccacagcctcTTTGTTACCCGCCAGCTAGAGCGCCATATGTTGTATAGTGGCCTTGCTGGGTACTGCATCTGTTCCATTCACTTGGAATGGAACTGTGTTGCTGAAAGACTAAGGACATGCGGCCCCTTTTGGGTGTCGAACCCTCACCATTgctattgatcacctatcctaagtATACGGGATAATGTTAATGACCTATTAATGATGGTTTTTGTCTAATTGTTGGGGATCCTCCCGCAGACAGGAAGATTCCCCCTCTTTGAGCTGGGTGTCTATcacatgtgcctgctattacTTATTTCAATTCTGAGACTgccattttatttattcattcattcattcattttttttagtCCTCTTCATATTAAGGATGAGCCAGAAGATGACGCCTACACTTTGTCACCTAAGGAGCAGAACAAGGCTCTGAAGAGATCCCGGGATGACGACGAGTATGTGGGGAGAAGGGACTATGCCCATGCTTATTCTATAGTGCAAGTATACACATTCTCTAAAGCCAGCATTCTCTAAACCAATCGTCTCCCTTTGCAGCTCTGACTACaagcccaaaaaaataaaaacagaagatataaagaaaaccaaaaaaaggAAGCAAGAGGATGAGCCGGtaagtggccgggatatcttgtGATAGTTTTCAGTGATGAGCCCTTACTTTATTTTCATCTATGGCTTTCCTTTTTAAGGACGTCAAGCCTAAGACGACAAAGGGCAAACCCAAAGGCCAAGAAGTAGAGGGCAAAAGGAAAAAAgtaaagaaggaagaggaggaaaaatgGAAATGGTAACCTTAGAATCTACCTCGGCATGTTTTGTCTACCTTACTTGATCTTGGTGTTCTTTGCTAGAACTTGATATCCTTTGCtcatttggttttttttgctcACAGGTGGGAGGAAGAGCGTCACACTGATGGTGTCAAATGGAAATTCCTGGAACACAAGGGCCCTGTATTTGCACCGCCCTATGAGCCTCTCCCAGAAAATGTGAAGTTTTATTATGATGGTAATGACTGATCTAGAGGACAAGACTTTATTCTCTTTATGTTCCTTTTCATCCTTAATGGGGGGGGTTGGGGAAATTTACATTGGTCTTGACATTAGATTTAATGATAtgttgctaatgtctgttcagggGGTCTAGCCAAAACTTCCAGTTGGGCTACAGCAGCAATTAGAAAATTGTTCCTGTAACCCAATTAGAAAAACATTGGTGTTGGTTGAAGTGAGAGATTCATATGCTGGTGGCTCTCACTTCAgcctgtgtgtaggggacatgTACAAGTGACAGCATCTAGAGACAGGATAGTGATTGGTTTTCCTGTCCCTGTGGCTTTGGATGACCCTGGGTGATGGGttagaccagggatagggaacgtacggctctccagctgttgcaaaactacaactcccagcatgcatacttgctctgctgttcttggaactgccatggaagtgaatggagcatgctgggagttgtagtttcacagcggctggagagccgaaggttccctatccctgggctGGAACATTGCTAGACTATAGATTCTGATGGTCCAAAATTGATGACCTGCCTGAGATCCGCTccctgttcatttcaatgggaggcagatattTATTTTCGGCTAGCTCGTTCTTCAGGTATCTTCTTCTGTTATAGTGAAGATAAGGCAGAGCTCGGCGCTGTTTGTGAGGCAGATTTTccgaatctgcatcaaaatccatttCCAAATTCTATTTCAAGTTCCTGAAGCTGCCGATTTATGGCTGACAAATTCTGTGTAAAATTCCTCCATGTGTACCAGGGTCCCTATACATGAGACATCTTACCCGAATTTGTCAGCCTAGAACTCTGAGTAAGCCTGTACACGGTGGAGTCTAATAAAACTGCTCTGTTTTGTCGTCCACAGGAAAAGCCGTGAAGCTCAGTCCTAAAGCCGAGGAGGTAGCCACTTTCTTTGCAAAAATGTTGGATCACGAATACACTACAAAGGACATCTTCAGGAAAAACTTCTTTAAGGACTGGAAGAAGGTATTTTAGTTGggcttttttttgggtgggggtggGTGTATCTTTTGTTAAATGACTTCAGCTTTAATTTTTACAAACTAAATTTTATTAGGAAATGACTTCAGAAGAACGAGCTCTACTTTCCAACCTGAGCAAGTGTGACTTCAATGAGATGAGCCAATACTTCAAAGCCCAGTCAGAGGCCAGGAAACAAATGACCAAGGAGGATAAACAGGTATTGGGAGCTGATCATAGACGATAAACGGTTTCTTTCGAATCCATGTGTGTGTGTAGgcttggccaagtgtgcatgtgctcTGAAGGGGGAGAACAGATTAGTAGGGTTGTACCACAAAAGGTTTATCCTCTGTCCATAGGATGCAGGATAAATTGCTGaccagggggaggggggtctgactgctgagacccgaACTGATCCTGGTTTACCTCCACACTAAATGCAAAAATTGGAAAAGTggccaaacccattcacttcaatgggggagGCAGAGAGGGCTTAAGTGTAACATTCATTATTTTACTCCCAACATGAATTTGGAGACTCCAGAGGCCTCCAGACCTGTCTACTGTAGACTCGTATATATGGACTCTGTTTACAAATCTTTTCCCTTCCATATGTCCTACAGAAAATCAAAGAAGAGAATGAGCGATTGGTTCAGGAATACGGTTTTTGTATCATGGACAACCATAAAGAAAGGATTGCCAACTTCAGGATAGAACCCCCTGGCTTGTTTAGAGGAAGAGGAAACCATCCAAAAATGGGCAAGCTAAAAAAGAGAATCATGCCAGAAGACATCATCATTAACTGCAGCAAGTATGTATCAGAGTGGGGGAGCATAtagacaatataatatatatgtgcatgaaGCTGAATGTGTTATTCCCATCACGGCGTATCACTGCTCATAAGTAACGACCACCAAGGCAAGATTTATTGAAACAGCAGAGCAGTGAATGGGAATAAGTAGCCAAGGAAGCTGCATAGAGGAGCATCGGTCGGCTGTTCCCAAAAGTCTTCCCCCTGGTAGTTGTTGGGACTTACCTACAGTTATTCCCATAGCTGAGGTGGGAATAACCCCTCAATGCACTTGGTTTCCTCTGCACTGAAACAATATCCTGCTCTTGGTCTCAATAAACATCTCGTATCTTCTTATTTAGAGATTCCAAGGTTCCCGCTGCTCCTCCTGGTCACAAGTGGAAAGAGGTTCGACATGACAATAAGGTCACATGGTTAGTGTCCTGGACAGAGAACATTCAGGGATCCATCAAATATATAATGCTTAATCCCAGTTCCCGCATTAAGGTAAAGTATGGTGCTCTTGCAGAGCCTtatcttgaagctcctgggccctgataCAAAATATGTAGTGGGGACCCCTACTTACTATTTGCTATCTATGATTCTGGTGTCTTATGCTATAGAAAGGCCTCTGGGCCTCTTTTGGTTCCAGGGCCTGTTACCTTTACACCCCTGTGCTCTTGAGCATCTGTTCATTATATTTAGGGGGAGATATATAAAGATGTGTGTAACACCAGTTGTCTTTTGACCTGCATTGGTGGCGAGTCTGCCTCATTTACCGTTAGGCACGTGCCTCTTCATGTTTCCGGCGCACCCTCCACCAGGTCTTGTGCCTGCACAAAGGAAACGTGGCAAGCTTGCAGATGGCATAGATTTCACTTAAGCCAGTTACCTAAATGTAGACCACTGCCCACACCCTTTCCGtgtctgtgtgtatatttatatttgtgtttagatgaataatattattaatatatatttattttttcctgtttttttggtCCACCTCTGCTGTACAGAATGGTCAGACTGGTCTCTGTGTCTTTTAACTATTGAGTGACCTCTGTAGCCCACAGCACTGCATACAACTTAATCCATTCATCTGGGCTGCAGTTAGAactcaatagttaaaatcaatttGTAGTGCTACAGTAAAGTTGTATAGCCCAGGCCTTAAACTTTTGGGAAAACCCAAATTACTATTGCTACATCTGTCTTCACAAAGTAAAGCCACTGCTTGTTGTAGGTAAAATTTGTCTTCTCTCCTTTCCTAACCCAGTGCATTTTGCTTCTTTCAGGGAGAAAAAGACTGGCAGAAGTATGAGACAGCCCGTAGACTCAAAAAATGTGTTGAAAAGATTCGTAACACCTACCGGGAAGACTGGAAATCCAAAGAGATGAAGGCCAGACAGAGATCTGTAGCACTGTACTTCATAGACAAGGTGAGGCCAGTGGTGCAGTCACACATTTAGACCTCACATACATACAATATTGGGGGAGAAGGGGGGGTTCCTGAGTTTTTACCCAGGTTATTAACAAATGGGAACGTtgatcagggctgtggagttggcagGCAAACTACAAGCATGCCTATTTTTCCACAAATTGATacattcataaatggctgacggcCATGGTCAGTCAGGGATAGACAACCTTCGGCACACCAGCTGttttaaaactacaactcccagcatgcatacttcctctgctgttcttggaactcccatggaagtgaatggagcatgttgggaattgtagtttcgtagcacctggagagccgaaggttgctgacccctgtcctaagtgattgaattcctattaaAGTAAATATGCATCTAAAAATCTTATTATAAAATGATAttgtaaaattaaaaattaaataaaaaattagtTTATAACTAAAACTTTGCCTAATGTACTAACATATACCACTTTCTATTTCCAGCTGGCTTTGAGAGCTGGTAACGAAAAGGAAGAGGGGGAAACTGCGGACACTGTAGGTTGCTGCTCTTTGAGAGTGGAGCACATAAAGCTTTACCCAGAAATGGACGGCCAGGAATATGTGGTGGAGTTCGACTTCCCTGGTAAAGATTCCATCCGTTACTACAATAAGGTGCCTGTGGAAAAGCGGGTACGTACTGGCTGAGTCTCTGGATGTCTGACTATAACACCTTGTATCTTGGTTCATGGTttgaatttcatttttatttttccccctGAATCAGGTCTTCAAGAACCTGCAACTTTTCATGGAAAACAAACAGCCAGAAGATGACTTGTTCGACAGACTCAATGTAAGTGTACATGCTGCCAACTAAGTTTAGGATGCTTTTTCCAAAATTAATTTAAGCTCATTGTGGGGGGAGGTCGGAGGGGGTTTATGAATACTGGCACATTCACTGCCAGTGTTCATGTCCCCTACTCTGGCGGAGGAGGCGCCTCATTTATGAGAAATATTGTAGCTTGTCTCATCTATAATATAGGACAGTAAACTGGTGTCAATTTTTAGTGCAACTCCTATGCCTCTTCCCTTCTATATTAAAGTGCTGTGGATGGCAAGACAgtcactattttatttttttatgcaaaaaattTTAACTTTATACATAAAATCTGTTCTATTGTTTTAAATCAattttataatgtgtggaggaaaACTCATTATCTGAAAttaagtttattttattttataccagACAACTATTTTAAACAAGCATCTTCAAGATCTCATGGATGGTCTGACAGCCAAAGTGTTCAGAACATACAACGCCTCCATCACCCTGCAGCAGCAGCTGAGCGAACTCACCAACGGTAAGTGACATTTGTATGGAGTTAAAATTTACAATTTGACCCATTTCAGGGGACGTACATATAAGTCACATGTGCACAGGGAATGTATAGAGCAGGCTTAGCCAGTACcttaccccacacacacacacacacacacacacacacacaaaaatgaaaTGTCATTTAGTCATATGTAACTCATTAAAAAGTGCAGCACACCCtgcaagcaacaaaaaaaaagtgcaaccTCAAACGGCTCTATCGAAAGAAAATTGTAGAGGATTTTCAGAATCTAGTAGTGCAGCAAATAGTTTTCATAAAGCTAGGTTCTCATCAGCACCAGAATCTGTTTACTCCTAAAAGTCTGTGTTCCAGCAAGCTCAGTTAAAACATCAGCAACCTGATGGACCCCGATAGTCACCTTTTGTGTGTCTACTATGTAGATGCGACCCTGGCGTAACTAACTGGTTTTAAGTAGTGacttgagatgagcgagtactatttgaaacagcagtttagaatagcacgcactcataggaatgaatggacgcagccggcacacggggttaagcggcagggcgccggccagctccattcattactatgggtgcatgctgctgtttcgaatactactcgctcatctctagtagtgacaccTCTATGTAAGTATAACGAATCTTAGAGGATGGGTATGAAAAAAGAAAATTGGCATTGACCAGGTAAACGGtgtaactttattttatttttttcagctgaCGATAATATTGCTGCCAAAATATTGTCTTATAATCGAGCAAACAGAGCGGTGGCAATCCTGTGTAACCATCAGCGCGCTCCTCCCAAGACTTTTGAAAAGTCCATGATGAATTTACAGACCAAGGTATGAGCCCTCTAAATAAtcaattgctaaaaaaaaaaaaataatcatggtGACCGTACGCATTTACACACGGTGTGGTCGTCGGCTGTATTTTTTGATTTCACACGTTTTATTTGCTTTTAAGATTGATGCCAAAAAGGATCAACTGGCAGATGCACGCCGTGAATTAAAGAGCGCCAAAGCAGACGCCAAGGTCAAGCGTGATGAGAAGACCAAAAAGTACGTTGAATGGGTTGGTTTTTATCGAATGGTagcccaaaaaaaaaattctaatagttCTTGAGGTTTGGTATTTTTAACTCTTGCCAATGGTGGATGAATTTGCAGAAATGGGGACGCACTTGTTCAGGTTATACACGCAAAGctacagagctggctgtgcgggCACACAATTTATGCAGTGCTGTATAGCGAATACTCGTGCATTGCCTAGGGGGAGAGAACTTCATTATTTCAGTTAAAATGACATTTGTCATAATGCGGATAAGACTCAGCAGTGAGGctttagaccagtgatggcgaaccttttagagaccgaatgCCCAAACTGCAtctcaaaacccactaatttatcacaaagtgctaacatggcaatttaaccttaacactgtgcggatccacaattataGACAGTAACAGATGGTGtgtaatatcacttgtctgctataaaacagatattatgtgataaaaatagtgaagggcccccacacagtacaatctgctccacagtggccccccacacagtacaattttccccacagtgagccccacacagtacaatctgctccacagtgatcccacacagtgtaatttgttccacagatgggtgcccaaggagagaggaccctgagtgcctggcacgcgtgccataggttcgccatcatggcttTAGACAGTCTCgcacccatacacatgaccatgacaaGGGTGACGTTCCCTTTAAgctaatattttattttctgtttgttGCAGACTCGTTGAAAGCAAAAAGAAAGCTGTGCAAAGGATagaggagcagctgatgaagttGGAGGTTCAAGCAACAGACAGAGAAGAGAACAAACAGATCGCTCTAGGAACCTCCAAACTCAATTATTTGGACCCAAGAATCTCCGTAGCCTGGTAAGAACATCTTGTCTAGACGTAATTTGTACATTTGTAGCTTGTCCATATGGTGTGCTGTTTCTAAATATAGCCGTACATTGAAAGATCAATGCTAGAGTGTTGGGCCGCAGTGTACGtgcctgatcggtgggggtctgaccactgggacccagtTGCTTTAATAGTGGTCCTGAGTCCCACA contains:
- the TOP1 gene encoding DNA topoisomerase 1 isoform X1, producing the protein MSGDNSQNDSQIDANFRANDSHKHKKDKEHRHKEHKKDKDREKSKHNNSEHKDPSEKKHKDKHKDGEKHREKDGEKHRERDGEKHREKDGEKHKEKDGEKHREKDGEKHKDGEKHRDKDGEKRKDGDKHKEKHRDKEKRKEEKLKSSSDGAKIKKENGFSSPLHIKDEPEDDAYTLSPKEQNKALKRSRDDDDSDYKPKKIKTEDIKKTKKRKQEDEPDVKPKTTKGKPKGQEVEGKRKKVKKEEEEKWKWWEEERHTDGVKWKFLEHKGPVFAPPYEPLPENVKFYYDGKAVKLSPKAEEVATFFAKMLDHEYTTKDIFRKNFFKDWKKEMTSEERALLSNLSKCDFNEMSQYFKAQSEARKQMTKEDKQKIKEENERLVQEYGFCIMDNHKERIANFRIEPPGLFRGRGNHPKMGKLKKRIMPEDIIINCSKDSKVPAAPPGHKWKEVRHDNKVTWLVSWTENIQGSIKYIMLNPSSRIKGEKDWQKYETARRLKKCVEKIRNTYREDWKSKEMKARQRSVALYFIDKLALRAGNEKEEGETADTVGCCSLRVEHIKLYPEMDGQEYVVEFDFPGKDSIRYYNKVPVEKRVFKNLQLFMENKQPEDDLFDRLNTTILNKHLQDLMDGLTAKVFRTYNASITLQQQLSELTNADDNIAAKILSYNRANRAVAILCNHQRAPPKTFEKSMMNLQTKIDAKKDQLADARRELKSAKADAKVKRDEKTKKLVESKKKAVQRIEEQLMKLEVQATDREENKQIALGTSKLNYLDPRISVAWCKKFGVPIEKIYNKTQREKFAWAIDMAEEDYEF
- the TOP1 gene encoding DNA topoisomerase 1 isoform X2: MSGDNSQNDSQIDANFRANDSHKHKKDKEHRHKEHKKDKDREKSKHNNSEHKDPSEKKHKDKHKDGEKHREKDGEKHRERDGEKHREKDGEKHKEKDGEKHREKDGEKHKDGEKHRDKDGEKRKDGDKHKEKHRDKEKRKEEKLKSSSDGAKIKKENGFSSLHIKDEPEDDAYTLSPKEQNKALKRSRDDDDSDYKPKKIKTEDIKKTKKRKQEDEPDVKPKTTKGKPKGQEVEGKRKKVKKEEEEKWKWWEEERHTDGVKWKFLEHKGPVFAPPYEPLPENVKFYYDGKAVKLSPKAEEVATFFAKMLDHEYTTKDIFRKNFFKDWKKEMTSEERALLSNLSKCDFNEMSQYFKAQSEARKQMTKEDKQKIKEENERLVQEYGFCIMDNHKERIANFRIEPPGLFRGRGNHPKMGKLKKRIMPEDIIINCSKDSKVPAAPPGHKWKEVRHDNKVTWLVSWTENIQGSIKYIMLNPSSRIKGEKDWQKYETARRLKKCVEKIRNTYREDWKSKEMKARQRSVALYFIDKLALRAGNEKEEGETADTVGCCSLRVEHIKLYPEMDGQEYVVEFDFPGKDSIRYYNKVPVEKRVFKNLQLFMENKQPEDDLFDRLNTTILNKHLQDLMDGLTAKVFRTYNASITLQQQLSELTNADDNIAAKILSYNRANRAVAILCNHQRAPPKTFEKSMMNLQTKIDAKKDQLADARRELKSAKADAKVKRDEKTKKLVESKKKAVQRIEEQLMKLEVQATDREENKQIALGTSKLNYLDPRISVAWCKKFGVPIEKIYNKTQREKFAWAIDMAEEDYEF